CCGGTGCCGCCGGCGCCGCCGTCGGTGCTGGCACCGGTGGTGTAACCGTTGCCGCCGCCGCCGCCATAGCCACCCCGGCCGCCAATTGTCTGGATGGTGTTGTCGGTGGTGGCACCGTTGCCGCCGGCCCCGGCCTGGCCGGCGTCTCCGCCGCGCCCGCCTTCCAGGTCACCGCCGTAGCCGCCTTGGCCCCCGGAACCGCCGTTGCCGGCGGTGCCGGTCACCCCGACCGCGCCGGTGGCGTTACCGCCGACACCGCCGTTGCCGCCGTGCCCGCCGATACCGGTGGCGCCGTCGGTGGTGGCGGAATTGCCCAGGCCGTATCCGCCGCTGCCGCCCCAACCGCCGGCGTTGCCGCCGTTGATGCCGGAGCCGCCGTTGCCGCTGTTGCCGCCGTTGCCGCCGGCGTAGCCGGCGCCGCCGTCACCGCCGATGCCGCCCTCGGCGCCGTTGCCGATGTAGTGGCCGTTGGCGTCCTTGACTGCTTCGCCACCGGCGCCGCCGTTGCCGCCGTCGCCACCGTCGCCGGCCTGGCCGGCACTGCCATAGAGCGGGGCGCCGTAGAACATGGAACCGCGGGCACCACCGAGGCCGCCCACGCCGCCGCGGCCACCGACGCCACCGGCCAGTCCGTTCGTGCCATCGTTGGTGCCGGCGCCACCGTCGCCGGCCGCGCCGCCGCCACCACCCTTGCCGCCGTTGCCAAGCAGGTATCCGCTGACCCCGCCGGCACCACCGTTGCCGCCTTGGCCCCCGCTCATGCCCGTACCGCTGCCGTTCTGGGTGCCATCCATGCCGGCGGCGCCGGCTCCGCCAGCCCCGCCGTTGCCGAACATCCACGCCATCGCCGCACCGCCATCGCCGCCGGTGCCACCGAAACCGCCTGCCACAGTCGCGATGCCGCCGGCTCCGCCGTCGCCGCCGTGGCCCATCCAGACGCCGCCGATACCACCGTTGCCACCAGCGGCACCCGCACCACCGTCACCGCCATCACCGCCGTTGCCGAAGCCCAGGGCGTTACCGCCGTTGCCGCCGGCCACCCCGTCCACTTCGCTGGTCCAACCCGCACCACCATCGCCGAACCACAGGCCACCATGGCCACCATCGGGGTTCTCGGCGGTCCCGTCGAGACCGTCACCGATCAAGTACTGCCCCGAAATCGTGTTGATGGCACCGTTGACCATCTCACCGAGCGGGTTGTTGATCCAGAACTCCGTCAGCATGTGCAACGGGCTGTAGAACATCTGGTCAAACAGCGTGGCCATGTTGAAATCACTGAACGCAGCGGACATGTCACCGAGATCGAAGGCGTTTGCCGACCCAGAGACGTCGACGTCGGCGACTGGGACCGCCCAGTCGAAACTGAACAGATCCTCGAAGAAATCAGCCTGCGCGGCCGGCGCCGGTGCCAGCGGCGTCATACCGAAGGCCAGAAACGCCGCCACGGCGCTGCCGGTACCGATCATGCGGTTGCGGTAACTCATGTGTGAATACCTCTCGTGCGAAAAGTCTGGTTTGGGAAGGGTTTTAGGGGGATTGACGCCAGGCGGGGGTTACAGACCCAGCAAGTCGGCGAACCAGTCGCTAGCCGCGGCACCACCGGCACCGCCATCGTCGAAATCGTTGATCACCGGCAAGTCGACACCGGCCAGCGGCGGGGTCACCGGCACCGCACCCTTGCCGTCCCAACCCGAACCCAGCAACGCACCAACGGTCTGCCCCAGAGCCTGCATCGCCGCGAACGGACCGACCGCATTGCTGCCGATCTCCAGGGATCCCAGCACCGGAATCCCGTTGAGCGTCAAGCCGACACTGTTGAGGATCGAGCCACCCACCGCGGGCGTCTCGGCCACCACCTCACCGTTGGCACCCAACACCTGATAGGGGTCGATGGCCACATGACCGGCGGTCAGCCACCCACCGAACGCGATATCCAGATGGCCGATGCTGGCACCGGCCGGCAGGAAGTCGCCGGCAACGGAGTTGATCATCGGCAGCAGGCTGTCCAGGTTCAAGGTGGCACCGTTGAGGGCCGCACCGAAAACGTTGGCCAGGGTGTCACCGAGATTGTCGCCGTCACCGATGCTGTTGAGCAGACCCACCCACGGCGCGATCCACGGCCCCACCGACCCCATGATCAACCCACTCAGCGGCGAGGACAGCAAGTGGATGATCGGGACCATCTCCGCCGGGAACATCCCACCCGCCAGCGAGGCCAGCGGCCCAGCGAACAGGTCATACCAGCCAAACGAGAACGTCGACGCATCACCGGCGGCCAGGGTGTGGCTCATGACCATTTCCAGGGTCTGCGTGCTGGCGTTAGACAGCGTGTACCCGGTCAAAAACCCATCGAGATTGTGGCGCATCTGCTCGGTGACCGCGGTGATGTTCGCCGGGTCATCCATCAACTGCTGGGCATAGTGCATCTGGTTGGCGATGAACTGCTGAAACGCAATCCCCGGCGCTAGGTAGTAGTTGTTGAGCATCTGCGTCACGTTCTGCGAGGCCGCGTTGAACACCTCATCCCACGCGCTGCTCGCGGTCAACGCCACACCGCGCATCGCGCCGACCTCAGGCAGCGGCATGACGACCGGGGACGCCGCGATCAGACCGGCACCCGCAATCGCGACACCAACTGTCGCGTAGGGGCGAATTGTTGCGCGCAAGGGATATCTCCTCAAGGTTGTTGCGACGGTCAAAGGTGGTTTCGGTGTTAGCTGGAGCGCTCCAGGAAAGGCGAGGCTAACCACAAGGATCTCTCAGGCAGCGCAAGGGTTTCCTAACGCCGGGCACACAACGAGATGCGAATACAACGCCATGACAGCGCATCTCGTTCAGCACCCCTTAAAGCTAACCGTCATTTATCTGTGAGATTAGGACGTTTTTTCGCAGGTTTGGACTATCGTCGGCGCCATGCTTCCCACAGCCCGCTTGGTGCGTCAGCGCGCCGGGGTAAAGGTCTACGACTATCCGATCGATCCCCACCTGCCCCCGGTAGTGGTGGCCCGGGTCGGACAGGAAAGGCTGTCCGAGCACGGTCAGATCCACAACTTCCCGGCCATATGGTGCGACCGGGCGACCGGGGTGGTCTACGTGGTGGCGATGGGCGCCACCGTCGGCCCAGAGGGCGTGGAGTGCACCGACGACGGTGTCGCGGTGTTCTTCGATCCGGCTGCGATCGGCGACGACGGCGCCTCCCCATGGCTCTCCTGGCGGTCGCATCCCCTGCTGTGCCTGTTCCTGCATGAGCGCGAAGACGGTCTGCTGCGCGTGGAGTTGCCCGTCGCCGATCGTCCGGCGTTCTTCCGCATCCTCAAATCAATGAAATACGAACTCGCGCAACGACAGGACGGTGACCGCGAAGCGGTGTCGGCTCTGCTGACCCTGCTGCTGGTCAAGCTCAGCCGACTCGCCTCCGACACCGTCGGCGGCCTGCGCCAGGAAGACGAACCGCTGCTGGCCGAGGTATTCGCAACCATCGACCGGCGCTATACCGAGCCACTGTCGCTACGCGAAGTCGCGCGTGAGATTTCGGTCTCGCCGGGGCACCTGACCACAGTCGTGCGCCGCCGTACCGGCCGCACGGTGCTGGAGTGGATCACCCAACGTCGAATGGGCGAAGCCCGCCGCCTGCTGATCGATACCCGGTTGTCGATCACCGAAATCGGGCACCGAGTCGGACTACCGGATGCGGCCTATTTCACCAGGCAGTTCCGCCAAACGCACGGCGTTTCGCCCAGCCAGTGGCGAAAAGCCCCTCCGCTATGACACAGACCTTCAGCTGACGGCGTGGGCGGAGCGCACCGCCTGCTCACACACCGGGCGCAGCGCTTTCTCGCCTACCAGTCCGCTCTGGCACCCGATACCGATACGCACCGCGCGGTCGACCATGACCGCCCAGTCGACGTGGTGGCCGTCGCGAACCTCCCGATAGGTCACCGCGGGCCGTCCCGCGCTGGTGCCGGCCGGGTCGAAACCGACGAACACTCCGGGCGTTTCGGCGTCAGCACGTTGCAGTGCTCGCTGCAGCGGCTCTGCGATGGCGGCCAGGGTGTCGCCGGCGGCCGGCGCTTGGGTCACGTGCAGCACCAGCTGCGGGTCGTCGGGAGACATCGCCTCCACCCGCGCCGATCCTGGCCCATCTGCCACCCGTCGCGTCGACCACCCATTCGGAATCTGTACCGCTACATGGCCTTCCACTAGGTAGGTCACGGGATTCTCGGTGTCCGAACGAGCGTCATGACGTGCCAGAAGGCCCAGCGCCACCACAGCGCCGACCAGGGCGGCCGGGGCCAGTCGCCGGCGGCGAGCAGCGGGGGCCGGTTCGGCGACCGGTGCATTACCCGTGCGGCGGATCGGCGGCAGCCGATCGACCACGGTTGCCCGCACCTCGGGCCACAACCGCTCCTCGATCAGCGCAGACAGCGCCGCTGCCCCACCGATCCCGGCCGGTGCGTCGATCACGACCGCTCCGGGATGACCCCGCACCACCGCACGTATCCGGCGCCCCACCGCGTCGGCGACCTCGTCGGGGGAGCCGATGCGCGGCTCGGCGACCACGTCAGCGCTACCGACGCCGGTGACGGCCACCAGGCCGGCGGCGATCTCCACGACTACCGCGGCGTGGGATGCGCCGCCTAGCACCGTTGCTCGCGATCGGGTGACCACCTCGCCGGCCAGCTCTTGCGCCGCTGCGGCGAGCAGCTGCACCCGGCGGACCGGCCACCACGACGGGTGGATGAGCTCGACCGACTCACCAGGCAGCGCGCAGTTCAGCACCTCGCGCAACAGCTTGGGCACCGCGACCGGTTGCCCGTCGACCAGCCCAACCGGCTCATCGATCCACTCCAGTGCTGCCGCGGCATCAGCCGATTCAGCCCCGCCGCAACACAATCGGCGGATAGTCGCGGGACCAGCCTCGATCACCGCACGATGCCCGACGCTCACGGCTCCCAAGCCACCTGAATAAGCCGCTCGCCATCGGACCGGGTCATCAGGGTGCCGCGCCCGGGCGGCAGCGGTGTCGCGCGAACCACGCCCCACGGGGCGTCCGCAGCGCTGGCGGCCACGCCGCTCATCATCAGCGTCATCGCGCCCAGATCGGTCAGCGCGGTCAGCATTGGTTCGTACATCGACCGGCCCGCTCCCCCGCCGCGACAGGCGACGATCAGGTGCAGCCCGAGGTCGCCGGCGTGCGGCAGAAATTCCAGCAGTGGTGTCAGCGGATTCCCGGTGCCGGCGGCCACCAGGTCGTGGTCATCGACCACCACGTACAACTGCGGGCCGCACCACCACACCCCGGTCCGCAGCTGGTGCGGGCCGAGGTCGGCACCGGGCATCCGTCTCGCCAGCTGGTCAATCAGGTTCGGCAACAGCGTTGTCAACGCGGGCCGCGACATCGCGTAACCGGCCAAATGTTCAGTCGGTACGACGTCCAGCAGGCCGCGCCGGTAGTCAACCACCAGTAACTGAGCCTGCTCGGCTGGGTGGACCCGCACCAGCTCCCGGCACAACGTTCGCAGCGCGGAAGTCTTGCCGCACTCGCTGCCGCCCAGGATCAGTAGGTGCGGTTGGCGGCCGAAATCGATAGGGACAGCCTCGAGTCCGCGTTCGTCGATGCCCAGAACCGGCAGGTCATCGGCGTTGGCGACCAGGTCGTCCCGGGCTACGAGGGGTGGCAGCAGCCGGATCGGTGGTGCCACGGCACCGTCGGGGTGGTGCATCGGTTCCCAGCCGTGCGGGCGGGCCAGCAGCATGTGCATGCCGTCGTGGGTCAGCCCACGTCCGGGCCGGCCCTGTGGCACCCGCTGGGCCTGGCGGCGATCCAGTTCGGATTCGGCCGGATCCCCCAGCCTCAGCTCGATACGGCTGCCGATCAGGTCCCGCAAGGCGGGCCGCACCTCGGCCCACCGCGACGCGGCCAACATCACGTGCACACCAAAGGACAGGCCACGGGCGGCCAGCGCGACAATCCTGGCCTCCACCTCGAATTCGCCGCACAGGGCGGACCATCCGTCGATCACCAGGAAGACGTCTGGGGTCGGGCGTTCGTCGTCGGCGATGCGGCCGGCTCGCTGGCCTTCGCGCCGCGCCAGCACGGCTTCCATCTCGGCGACCACCCGCCGGACCAGGTCCGGTTGCCCAACGCCGGCGACAGCGCCGACGTGCGGCAGGGTTCGGATCGCCGAGAGCGCCCCGCCACCGAAGTCCAAGCAGTAGAACACAACACGGGTCGCATCGTGGGTGGCGCTCAGCGCGGCGATGAGGGTATACAGCGCGGTCGATTTGCCCGACAGCGGGGCGCCCACGACGGCGACATGTCCGGCGGCGCCGTCCAACCGGATCGACAAGGTGGTTCGACGCTGCTCGAAAGGCCGATCCACGATGCCGATTGGAACAGTCAGACCGGCGTCGTCGGCGTCAAGCAGTGATCCCAGTGTTGGGGATTCTCCCAGGGGCGCCAGCCATATCTGTCGCGCCGCGGGGCCGTGCCCGGACAGGCGCTGCAGCATTGTCTGCAGCACGGTGTGTCCACCCGGATCGGCAGCTTCCCGAACCCGACCGAGTGGCGTGGCGGTGAACGCGAGTACCGCGCCGGAATCAGTTCTGGCTGGAGGGCACATCCCGGAGACGTAGGCCGTCTGGAATTGCCGCACCGCGCCGTCGGCGGTGCGTAAAAGTCCAATCCCGGGGATATTGGGCAGTTCGTGGGCGGCGTTGGTGCCCAGCACGATCCGGGATTCGGCGGCCGACATCGTCTTGAGACACACCCGGTAGGACAGGTGCGAGTCCAGACCGCGGAGCCTGCCCTCCTCGAGCCGCTGGCTGGCCAGCAAGAGATGCATTCCCAGCGAACGGCCCAACCGGCCGATGCCGACGAAGGTGTCGAGGAGATCGGGATGCTGGTGGAGCAGTTCGGAGAATTCGTCGACGATGACCAGCAGCGCCGGCAGGGGCAGTAGCTGCGGCTGCGTGGTTCGCGCCTGCCGATATGCGGCGATGCTGGGCACCCCGACAACGCGCAGCTGTTGCTGGCGCCGCCGCATCTCGCCGGCCAGCGCGTCGCGCATCCGTTCCACCAGCGATGCCTCCTCAGCGAGGTTCGTGATAACCGCACTGACATGCCGGGCCTGCTGGAAGTCGAGAAATGTTGCACCGCCTTTGAAGTCGACCAGCACCAGGTTCAGGTCCTCCGGCGAATGGAGGGCCGCCATGCCCAGCACCAGCGTGCGCAGGAACTCCGATTTCCCCGAGCCCGTGGCGCCGATACACAGCCCGTGCGGACCACTGCCGTGTTCGGCGGCCTCTTTGATGTCCAGTCGTACCGGCCCTCCGCTCGGGTCCGTGCCGATCGCGACGCACAAGGGCTGCGCCGATGCGCGTGCCCATTCCGCCGGGGCATCGAAGCGGTCGATGTCGCCGATGCCCAGCAGATGAGCCCACGCCACGTTCCCGGAGCCGGCGGCCCGGTGCGCGGCCAGGCGCAGGGCACACACCACTGCGTCGGCGGGCGGCAGAAAGTCCGGCCGGCCAAGGTGGTCATCGGCGTGGCGCAGCACCGTCGCGGTCACGTGCAGCGAGCGGGCCTCGCCTCGCGCACCTGCCTCGGCCACTCGGAGACCGGTGGCATCGTCGATGATCAC
The window above is part of the Mycolicibacter sp. MU0102 genome. Proteins encoded here:
- the gjpA gene encoding outer membrane porin GjpA; its protein translation is MRATIRPYATVGVAIAGAGLIAASPVVMPLPEVGAMRGVALTASSAWDEVFNAASQNVTQMLNNYYLAPGIAFQQFIANQMHYAQQLMDDPANITAVTEQMRHNLDGFLTGYTLSNASTQTLEMVMSHTLAAGDASTFSFGWYDLFAGPLASLAGGMFPAEMVPIIHLLSSPLSGLIMGSVGPWIAPWVGLLNSIGDGDNLGDTLANVFGAALNGATLNLDSLLPMINSVAGDFLPAGASIGHLDIAFGGWLTAGHVAIDPYQVLGANGEVVAETPAVGGSILNSVGLTLNGIPVLGSLEIGSNAVGPFAAMQALGQTVGALLGSGWDGKGAVPVTPPLAGVDLPVINDFDDGGAGGAAASDWFADLLGL
- a CDS encoding type VII secretion-associated protein; this translates as MSVGHRAVIEAGPATIRRLCCGGAESADAAAALEWIDEPVGLVDGQPVAVPKLLREVLNCALPGESVELIHPSWWPVRRVQLLAAAAQELAGEVVTRSRATVLGGASHAAVVVEIAAGLVAVTGVGSADVVAEPRIGSPDEVADAVGRRIRAVVRGHPGAVVIDAPAGIGGAAALSALIEERLWPEVRATVVDRLPPIRRTGNAPVAEPAPAARRRRLAPAALVGAVVALGLLARHDARSDTENPVTYLVEGHVAVQIPNGWSTRRVADGPGSARVEAMSPDDPQLVLHVTQAPAAGDTLAAIAEPLQRALQRADAETPGVFVGFDPAGTSAGRPAVTYREVRDGHHVDWAVMVDRAVRIGIGCQSGLVGEKALRPVCEQAVRSAHAVS
- a CDS encoding helix-turn-helix transcriptional regulator; its protein translation is MLPTARLVRQRAGVKVYDYPIDPHLPPVVVARVGQERLSEHGQIHNFPAIWCDRATGVVYVVAMGATVGPEGVECTDDGVAVFFDPAAIGDDGASPWLSWRSHPLLCLFLHEREDGLLRVELPVADRPAFFRILKSMKYELAQRQDGDREAVSALLTLLLVKLSRLASDTVGGLRQEDEPLLAEVFATIDRRYTEPLSLREVAREISVSPGHLTTVVRRRTGRTVLEWITQRRMGEARRLLIDTRLSITEIGHRVGLPDAAYFTRQFRQTHGVSPSQWRKAPPL
- a CDS encoding PGRS repeat-containing protein gives rise to the protein MSYRNRMIGTGSAVAAFLAFGMTPLAPAPAAQADFFEDLFSFDWAVPVADVDVSGSANAFDLGDMSAAFSDFNMATLFDQMFYSPLHMLTEFWINNPLGEMVNGAINTISGQYLIGDGLDGTAENPDGGHGGLWFGDGGAGWTSEVDGVAGGNGGNALGFGNGGDGGDGGAGAAGGNGGIGGVWMGHGGDGGAGGIATVAGGFGGTGGDGGAAMAWMFGNGGAGGAGAAGMDGTQNGSGTGMSGGQGGNGGAGGVSGYLLGNGGKGGGGGAAGDGGAGTNDGTNGLAGGVGGRGGVGGLGGARGSMFYGAPLYGSAGQAGDGGDGGNGGAGGEAVKDANGHYIGNGAEGGIGGDGGAGYAGGNGGNSGNGGSGINGGNAGGWGGSGGYGLGNSATTDGATGIGGHGGNGGVGGNATGAVGVTGTAGNGGSGGQGGYGGDLEGGRGGDAGQAGAGGNGATTDNTIQTIGGRGGYGGGGGNGYTTGASTDGGAGGTGTYKGGDGGGGGNGANGINGGAGGNGADGGVATGWKDADGTIWSIGGNGGAGGSGGQTNTNMLTGGTGAGGVGGQGGNGANGATGPGVVSVGGNGGWGGSGGAGNGAPGGAGGAGGDGGNGTASGGNGGGGGNGSSSDTVSGAGGKGGNGGNSGGVQTPINTLGIGPSHGGIGGSGGAAGGSGSTAGVGGAGGNGGNGAGSVNGGNGGEGGQGGRGGYGAAGSTGNNPLTGAPGKTAGGDGGNGSTGAVGGKGGNGGTSQNGTGGNAGNGGRGGDGGGGGAGGAGGVNPDTGAGLAGGNGGNGGNGAAGGAAGTAGQGGAGNGNAGTVGAGGAGGAAGAGGAGGAGDPVGADGNAGNAGNPG
- the eccCb gene encoding type VII secretion protein EccCb encodes the protein MTGPTPTALPPPSPSRGEITVAAPPSVPEPEPRMILARLLPAVMAVGMLAVTAVAYRSGSPAARSPMFALFPLMILTSAVAAVFAGRNHGRGNDIDDDRDNYLAYLAGLRKSVADNAAAQRAWARWSHPEPDALWTLVGGPRMWERQLGDPDFGSVRVGIGPTAPASRLVAPSCDPMRRADPVTDAALRRFLDTYAAVPDIPVALMVLGPSPLRLDGDTERARGLLRALICQLAVLHGPDKVLIAAVDGRHRGDWDWLKWLPHHQHPSATDAGGPLRLTYPDLTVAETSLAGRRAVVIIDDATGLRVAEAGARGEARSLHVTATVLRHADDHLGRPDFLPPADAVVCALRLAAHRAAGSGNVAWAHLLGIGDIDRFDAPAEWARASAQPLCVAIGTDPSGGPVRLDIKEAAEHGSGPHGLCIGATGSGKSEFLRTLVLGMAALHSPEDLNLVLVDFKGGATFLDFQQARHVSAVITNLAEEASLVERMRDALAGEMRRRQQQLRVVGVPSIAAYRQARTTQPQLLPLPALLVIVDEFSELLHQHPDLLDTFVGIGRLGRSLGMHLLLASQRLEEGRLRGLDSHLSYRVCLKTMSAAESRIVLGTNAAHELPNIPGIGLLRTADGAVRQFQTAYVSGMCPPARTDSGAVLAFTATPLGRVREAADPGGHTVLQTMLQRLSGHGPAARQIWLAPLGESPTLGSLLDADDAGLTVPIGIVDRPFEQRRTTLSIRLDGAAGHVAVVGAPLSGKSTALYTLIAALSATHDATRVVFYCLDFGGGALSAIRTLPHVGAVAGVGQPDLVRRVVAEMEAVLARREGQRAGRIADDERPTPDVFLVIDGWSALCGEFEVEARIVALAARGLSFGVHVMLAASRWAEVRPALRDLIGSRIELRLGDPAESELDRRQAQRVPQGRPGRGLTHDGMHMLLARPHGWEPMHHPDGAVAPPIRLLPPLVARDDLVANADDLPVLGIDERGLEAVPIDFGRQPHLLILGGSECGKTSALRTLCRELVRVHPAEQAQLLVVDYRRGLLDVVPTEHLAGYAMSRPALTTLLPNLIDQLARRMPGADLGPHQLRTGVWWCGPQLYVVVDDHDLVAAGTGNPLTPLLEFLPHAGDLGLHLIVACRGGGAGRSMYEPMLTALTDLGAMTLMMSGVAASAADAPWGVVRATPLPPGRGTLMTRSDGERLIQVAWEP